The Anaeromusa acidaminophila DSM 3853 DNA window CCCAGGCTAAGACGTTTATCGAAGAAGTTGGCAATTTGGTAAAAATTATTCGGGAGATGCCAAAGCCGGTTTTAGCCAAGGTGCATGGCGTAGCAGCCGGAGCGGGCTTTAATTTGGCCTTGGCCTGTGATTTGGTTATTGCATCCCGGTCAGCAAAATTCGCGCAGAGTTTTGCTAAAGTGGGTTTGGTGCCGGATTGCGGCGGTCTATATCTGCTGCCTCGTCTTTTAGGTATGCATCGGGCTAAGGAATTGATGTTTATCGGTGATGCGGTTTCGGCGGAAACCCTTTATGAATGGGGCTTGTTAAACCATCTGGCGGAAGCCGACGAATTGGATGAGGAAGCCGGTTTTTGGGCGACTCGCCTAGCGTTAGCGCCGCCCTTGGCGTTGGCAAAAACAAAGGCTGCTTTGCATACCAGCCAGGAAGCGGATTTTGAGCAGATGGCGCAGTTGGAGGCGCAACTGCAGGCGCAGTGCTTGGAAACCGAGGATCATCAGGAAGGCGTAGCGGCGT harbors:
- a CDS encoding enoyl-CoA hydratase/isomerase family protein — encoded protein: MSERTVMVTKQAEVLTVTLHRPEALNALNDEMTEELRQVLEEAAVDASVRVVVLTGSGRAFCAGGDLNYLESIAGTSQAKTFIEEVGNLVKIIREMPKPVLAKVHGVAAGAGFNLALACDLVIASRSAKFAQSFAKVGLVPDCGGLYLLPRLLGMHRAKELMFIGDAVSAETLYEWGLLNHLAEADELDEEAGFWATRLALAPPLALAKTKAALHTSQEADFEQMAQLEAQLQAQCLETEDHQEGVAAFREKRKPAFSGR